In a genomic window of Saccharomyces kudriavzevii IFO 1802 strain IFO1802 genome assembly, chromosome: 2:
- the IAI11 gene encoding Iai11p, whose product MKDQRAMMPVSTNNKISVSCEDVNNFMDEYKKRRKTQMARFFGVTVITLIACRMAMKKMTTTKGPLNTFQTNYAAPRVQAQAATGTQKGLASSLLVTTGMTLGIFGMGITGTCWSWDVSSFQELKQRLEKRANNELVITNMPLDKRSQQVVDALIETQNSPLCK is encoded by the exons atGAAAGACCAACGAGCAATGATGCCAGTGAGTACGAATAACAAAATCTCTGTCAGTTGCGAAGATGTCAATAACTTTATGGACGAGTACAAGAAGAGGAGAAAGACTCAGATGGCTCGATTCTTCGGAGTTACCGTTATTACACTTATAGCATGCAGAATGgccatgaaaaaaatgacaacaACGAAAG GCCCATTGAACACGTTTCAAACAAATTACGCTGCTCCACGCGTTCAGGCGCAGGCAGCAACAGGCACACAAAAGGGTCTTGCAAGTTCACTCTTAGTGACTACTGGCATGACTCTAGGTATATTTGGTATGGGTATCACAGGGACATGTTGGAGCTGGGACGTCTCGTCGTTCCAAGAACTGAAACAGCGCCTAGAAAAGCGTGCCAACAACGAACTTGTGATAACAAATATGCCCCTCGATAAAAGAAGCCAACAGGTGGTGGATGCTTTGATCGAGACACAGAATTCCCCTCTTTGTAAATAG
- the TOD6 gene encoding Tod6p (similar to Saccharomyces cerevisiae TOD6 (YBL054W) and DOT6 (YER088C); ancestral locus Anc_7.372), whose product MTLPKLSSVSVSSGHVSANSHGFSILGKHPHPNNLVHSHSLSHTNAKSNLSTVNTNNKENGTSNDEVETLKKNNPSSWDPSDDIKLRHLKEIKNLGWKEIAHHFPNRTPNACQFRWRRLKSGNLKSNKTAVIDINKLFGVYTTGNATTAASASPTEEIVKEEAVEDEDITSGSSAIDDSPPDFKPLVKPKYMDRKLMTQRSTSTFLDLEPQHSKPRKLFVKPRSFSHSIATNTPNIKTAQQTNLNFYNSLSTKTNKSVNSSDYENVGLVPKIIIRSRRNSFIPSTQISHSTIKSRKSSHSVISSRRSSFNMMHSRRSSFNSHAPTEPISRRASLVVSPYMSPRRLSTSQSVHHHPQQQYYLNPVASPNYKTDHPNDKITHTRTFLDMQKFANKHPWSREDDEVLLNNTKDNNNHLSTLEISIVLPNNRSEVEIQQRIDYLKRKRRTSGIHRSQGSEEEEGEDIDPLHRENDTNTPPQQAQVCYVRPESGNDTAKASELSSMTNGNDIHIEQDELPGINSIFKNIF is encoded by the coding sequence ATGACTTTGCCCAAACTCAGTAGTGTTTCTGTTTCATCCGGTCACGTTAGCGCCAACTCACATGGTTTCTCGATACTTGGCAAACATCCTCACCCCAATAACCTTGTTCATTCTCACTCACTTTCTCACACAAATGCAAAGAGTAATCTGTCCACGGTTAACACGaacaataaagaaaacggTACCAGCAACGATGAGGTAGAAACGCTTAAGAAAAACAATCCCTCTTCTTGGGACCCCAGTGACGATATCAAGCTTCGCCACTTgaaggaaatcaaaaacttggGTTGGAAAGAAATAGCTCATCATTTCCCGAACAGAACTCCCAACGCTTGCCAATTCAGATGGAGGAGACTAAAATCAGGAAACttaaaatcaaacaaaacCGCTGTTATTGATATCAATAAGTTATTCGGCGTGTACACTACCGGCAACGCTACTACAGCTGCCAGCGCTTCGCCAACTGAAGAGATCGTGAAAGAGGAAGCAGTTGAGGATGAAGACATTACTTCAGGTTCTAGTGCGATCGACGATTCTCCACCAGATTTCAAGCCACTGGTTAAGCCCAAATATATGGACAGGAAACTAATGACTCAAAGATCCACCTCAACGTTCTTGGACCTCGAACCGCAGCACAGTAAACCGAGAAAACTGTTTGTTAAGCCAAGATCATTTTCTCATTCTATAGCCACCAATACGCCTAATATAAAGACTGCTCAACAGACAAACCTTAATTTTTATAATTCTCTTTCGACGAAGACAAACAAAAGTGTCAATTCCAGCGACTATGAAAACGTTGGTCTTGTACCTAAGATTATCATTAGATCCAGAAGGAACTCGTTCATTCCTTCAACTCAGATATCTCACTCTACCATTAAGTCTAGAAAGAGCTCCCATTCCGTGATTTCTTCCAGAAGATCATCTTTTAACATGATGCATTCGAGAAGATCATCCTTCAACTCTCACGCCCCCACAGAGCCCATTTCTAGAAGGGCTTCCTTGGTGGTTAGCCCGTATATGTCGCCTAGGAGATTATCAACATCACAATCCGTTCACCATCATCCACAGCAACAATATTATCTTAACCCCGTAGCCTCTCCTAACTACAAGACAGATCACCCTAATGACAAAATAACGCACACAAGGACTTTCTTGGATATGCAAAAATTTGCTAATAAGCACCCGTGGTCTagagaagatgatgaagttTTACTCAACAATACAaaagacaacaacaacCATTTATCTACGCTGGAAATTTCTATTGTTTTACCTAATAACAGATCCGAAGTAGAAATCCAACAGAGAATCGATTacttgaaaaggaaaagacgGACTAGCGGCATTCATAGAAGTCAAGGaagtgaagaagaggaaggaGAAGACATCGACCCGCTGCACAGGGAAAATGATACGAATACGCCGCCACAGCAAGCACAAGTTTGTTACGTTAGACCAGAGTCTGGGAATGATACAGCAAAGGCTAGCGAACTTTCTTCTATGACCAACGGGAATGACATACACATTGAGCAAGATGAATTACCGGGTATAAATTCtatattcaagaatatcTTTTGA
- the PTC3 gene encoding type 2C protein phosphatase PTC3 (similar to Saccharomyces cerevisiae PTC3 (YBL056W) and PTC2 (YER089C); ancestral locus Anc_7.374) — MGQILSNPIIDKEHHSGTDCLTAFGLCAMQGWRMSMEDSHIVEPNLLAESDEEHLAFYGIFDGHGGSSVAEFCGTKMISILKQQESFNKGLLEQCLIDTFLATDVELLKDEKLKDDHSGCTATVILISQFKKLLVCANSGDSRTVLSISGNSKAMSFDHKPTLVSEKSRIIAADGFVEMDRVNGNLALSRAIGDFEFKSNTKLGPHEQVVTCVPDIIKHNLNYDEDEFVILACDGIWDCLTSQECVDLVHYGIIQGNMSLSDISSRIVDVCCSPTTEGSGIGCDNMSISIVALLKENESECQWFERIRSKNYNIQTSFVQRRKSIFDFHDFSDDDNEVFAVTTKKLQDRLNRNRDNDDMEIDDLDTELGSSAAPSKFTGEERTGPIDLFSLEALLEAGIQIRQRPSSDSEGNTSYFHGASLSDMLASLSNAAAGETGPEDADGNNYNDSEDNDKNGKDNGDSKIEEIE, encoded by the coding sequence ATGGGTCAAATATTGTCCAATCCAATTATCGATAAAGAACATCATTCTGGTACAGATTGTTTGACAGCATTTGGACTGTGTGCAATGCAGGGCTGGCGTATGTCCATGGAAGATTCCCATATCGTTGAACCTAACCTTTTAGCCGAGTCAGACGAAGAACATCTGGCGTTTTATGGTATATTTGATGGTCATGGTGGTTCTTCTGTGGCTGAGTTTTGTGGTACCAAAATGATATCTATATTGAAACAACAGGAGAGTTTTAATAAGGGATTATTAGAGCAGTGTTTGATTGACACTTTTTTGGCTACGGACGTCGAGTTGctaaaagatgaaaaattaaaagacGATCATAGTGGCTGTACCGCCACAGTGATATTGATATCCCAATTCAAAAAGCTGCTGGTTTGTGCTAATTCCGGTGACAGTAGGACTGTTCTATCCATCAGTGGCAACAGCAAAGCAATGTCGTTTGATCATAAACCTACACTGGTAAGTGAAAAATCCCGTATTATAGCTGCGGATGGTTTTGTTGAGATGGATCGTGTGAATGGTAATTTAGCCCTATCAAGAGCCATAGGTGACTTTGAATTCAAGTCTAATACAAAGCTGGGGCCTCATGAGCAAGTTGTCACATGTGTTCCTGATATCATCAAACACAATTTGAACTATGACGAGGACGAATTCGTTATTCTAGCATGCGATGGTATTTGGGACTGTTTAACTTCTCAGGAGTGTGTTGATTTAGTTCACTACGGTATAATCCAAGGTAATATGAGTTTGAGTGACATTTCATCTAGAATCGTGGATGTTTGTTGTTCACCAACTACTGAAGGTTCAGGTATTGGTTGTGATAATATGAGTATTTCCATTGTTGCGCTActaaaggaaaatgaatcTGAATGTCAATGGTTTGAACGTATAAGATCCAAGAATTACAATATTCAGACATCTTTTgttcaaagaaggaaaagcatttttgattttcatgATTTCTCAGATGATGACAATGAAGTATTCGCAGTTACCACCAAGAAATTACAAGACCGCTTAAACCGTAATAGagataatgatgatatgGAAATCGATGATCTTGACACTGAATTAGGTAGTAGCGCCGCTCCTTCGAAGTTTACTGGTGAGGAAAGAACTGGCCCtattgatttattttcattagaGGCTCTATTAGAAGCCGGGATTCAAATAAGGCAAAGACCAAGCTCTGATAGCGAAGGTAACACCTCTTATTTCCATGGTGCTTCTTTATCAGACATGCTGGCATCTTTGAGCAATGCGGCCGCGGGAGAAACCGGACCTGAAGATGCTGATGGAAACAATTATAATGATAGCGAAGACAACGacaaaaatggaaaagatAACGGCGATTCGaagattgaagaaattgaatga
- the PTH2 gene encoding aminoacyl-tRNA hydrolase (similar to Saccharomyces cerevisiae PTH2 (YBL057C); ancestral locus Anc_7.376), translating into MKIGISVVWWQLLIKNMTGLSNYNIALWATFSAISFAVGYQLGLSKTSSFKSSSASTPSLKKMGTRKVENDTDEEESESGSEEESDEDEDIESTSLNNIPGEVRMALVIRQDLAMTKGKIAAQCCHAALSCFRHISMDPARASYNPVMTQRWLHAGQAKITLKCPDKFTMDELYAKAISLGVNAAVIHDAGRTQIAAGSATVLGLGPAPKAVLDQITGDLKLY; encoded by the coding sequence ATGAAGATTGGCATCAGCGTAGTGTGGTGGCAGCTGttaatcaaaaatatgacCGGTCTAAGCAATTATAATATAGCTTTATGGGCAACTTTCTCGGCAATTTCCTTTGCCGTGGGTTATCAATTAGGTCTATCGAAGACATCATCGTTTAAGAGTTCATCAGCTTCTACACCgtctttgaagaaaatggggACAAGAAAGGTAGAGAATGACactgatgaagaggaaagcGAGAGTGgaagtgaagaagaaagcgACGAGGATGAAGATATCGAATCCACTTCACTGAACAACATACCTGGAGAAGTTAGGATGGCATTGGTAATCCGTCAAGATCTCGCCATGACAAAAGGCAAGATAGCAGCACAATGTTGTCACGCAGCGCTATCGTGTTTCAGGCATATTTCAATGGACCCCGCGCGTGCTTCGTACAATCCCGTCATGACTCAGAGATGGTTGCATGCTGGGCAAGCTAAGATCACCTTAAAATGTCCTGACAAATTTACGATGGATGAGTTGTATGCGAAGGCTATTTCTCTTGGGGTAAACGCAGCGGTTATTCATGACGCCGGTAGAACGCAGATTGCTGCCGGAAGTGCTACTGTTTTAGGCTTAGGACCTGCTCCGAAAGCAGTACTAGATCAAATAACTGGTGATCTAAAACTATATTAA
- the CMC2 gene encoding Cmc2p (similar to Saccharomyces cerevisiae CMC2 (YBL059C-A); ancestral locus Anc_7.382): MHPQLEAERFHSCLDFINALDKCHQKEYYKRIFGLCNNEKDALNKCLKEASLNNKKRAVIESRIKRADVEKKWRKIEEEEYGEDAILRTILDRQYAKQKEASDKSADSK, from the exons ATGCATCCACAGTTAGAAGCGGAACGTTTTCATT CCTGTTTGGATTTTATAAATGCACTTGATAAATGccatcaaaaagaatattataagagaatttttggactttgtaacaatgaaaaggaCGCTCTGAACAAATGTCTCAAGGAGGCAAGTctaaacaacaaaaaacgAGCTGTTATAGAAAGCAGAATAAAGAGAGCTGATgtagagaaaaaatggaggaaaattgaagaagaagaatatggTGAAGATGCAATATTGAGGACCATCTTAGATAGGCAATATGCCAAGCAAAAGGAAGCAAGTGACAAAAGTGCAGATTCGAAATAG
- the YEL1 gene encoding Arf family guanine nucleotide exchange factor YEL1 (similar to Saccharomyces cerevisiae YEL1 (YBL060W); ancestral locus Anc_7.384), whose translation MCASLDEKGKTDACGVLQRSYNNFRAENEGSLHGSKSMPVSMKSMLQSPTMINMCEILQNKEVADDEKIVIPNVPTVIAKTGVEGTNFNQPEETDLKYHRIALEILEGTFKDVPYKEYANFLGNESNHPILAEFIKSFGPLPLSLLEALYNLSGSIYFIAEAQNIDRILECLSKEWTSCHPDTCWKSGYKSCHIVLFSLLILNSDLHNNFQVDHKKTKFSMVAFINNTLRALREENEYEKLRIFSNEHLIIEELSEYYKTLKETPLPLFAGSRISTTTADNQYSLKRLSTLESREYSPSNLRSINSNSTTLYSRDAQVSVREMSAKSNKSFHTNQPMQALYLKESFDEDLITENGSSWFMDGLIYVSKKSLPRKYSKRDKDQVTTPKVTSKRNISFFGWLKQSKTATLIDSTSRKTSLSYLSKDSEWERVKIQIREGRMFIFKIRSDIRDVIRSSGTDSATIGYFKDISSSYFAYSLLEAEAQVVQDNIIIGSRAIKSNFTSKNTKRKKGNFTVSFPEDINGPKIVLEFQTKDVEEAHKFMQCINFWAGRISPVPLTQFEVVSNAEYGWSDKILNEHTSLDLKSILINEWKPLLGIELLCEDTKDMEMFRLKERLKELMDFTKQLGVWIDRHNEIKEMLLEIWSFDDTYFEKVMNNWNSKYLYMNSQYKKRLSYLKALQKAMGSVQY comes from the coding sequence ATGTGCGCTAGTCTAGACGAGAAGGGGAAGACTGATGCTTGTGGGGTCCTGCAAAGAAGTTACAATAACTTTCGCGCGGAGAATGAAGGTTCACTTCATGGCAGTAAATCGATGCCCGTTAGCATGAAAAGTATGTTACAGTCCCCCACGATGATCAATATGTGTGAAATTTTGCAGAATAAGGAAGTTGCCGACGACGAAAAAATTGTGATACCCAATGTGCCAACAGTTATTGCGAAGACTGGTGTTGAAGGTACCAACTTCAATCAGCCGGAGGAAACTGATCTTAAGTATCACCGTATTGCGTTAGAGATCTTGGAAGGTACTTTCAAGGATGTACCGTACAAGGAATATGCGAATTTCTTGGGGAATGAGAGTAACCATCCAATTTTGGCTGAGTTCATAAAATCATTCGGGCCTCTGccattatcattattagaGGCACTCTACAATTTATCGGGAAGTATATATTTCATCGCAGAAGCGCAGAACATTGACAGAATACTGGAGTGCTTGAGTAAAGAATGGACGTCTTGCCATCCAGATACCTGTTGGAAATCAGGCTATAAATCATGCCATATCGTTTTATTTTCCctgttgattttgaattcaGATCTGCATAACAATTTTCAAGTTGACCATAAAAAGACTAAATTTTCCATGGTTGCATTTATCAACAACACACTGAGGGCATTGAGagaggaaaatgaataCGAAAAGTTGCGTATCTTCTCCAACGAGCATTTGATCATCGAGGAACTCTCGGAATACTATAAGACGTTAAAGGAGACACCCTTACCGCTATTTGCGGGATCCAGAATATCAACGACCACAGCTGATAACCAGTATTCCTTGAAAAGATTGTCTACTCTCGAGTCGCGAGAGTATAGTCCGTCAAATTTACGTAGTATAAACTCTAACTCCACCACACTATATTCAAGAGACGCTCAAGTATCTGTGCGAGAAATGAGTGCCAAATCAAATAAAAGCTTTCATACTAATCAGCCCATGCAAGCACTCTATCTTAAGGAGtcatttgatgaagatttaaTTACTGAGAACGGTTCCAGTTGGTTCATGGACGGTTTAATTTATGTAAGCAAGAAATCCTTACCACGAAAATATTCCAAGAGGGACAAAGATCAAGTGACCACACCGAAGGTGACGTCCAAGAGAAACATATCGTTTTTTGGGTGGCTGAAACAATCTAAAACTGCGACGCTTATTGACAGCACATCTCGGAAGACTTCTCTATCATATTTGAGTAAGGATTCCGAATGGGAAAGGGTGAAGATACAGATAAGAGAGGGCCGAatgtttattttcaaaatcagatCAGACATAAGGGATGTTATTAGATCCAGCGGAACAGATAGTGCCACTATAGGCtatttcaaagatattaGCAGTTCTTATTTTGCTTACTCGCTGCTTGAAGCTGAAGCACAAGTCGTGCAAGATAATATAATCATTGGCAGCAGGGCAATTAAGTCAAATTTTACGAGTAAAAATACTAAAAGGAAGAAGGGAAACTTCACTGTAAGCTTCCCGGAAGATATTAATGGACCAAAAATTGTCTTAGAATTCCAAACCAaagatgttgaagaagCCCACAAATTTATGCAATGCATCAACTTCTGGGCGGGTAGAATTTCTCCTGTCCCCCTGACACAATTTGAAGTAGTATCTAATGCAGAATATGGGTGGAGCGACAAGATCCTTAATGAGCATACTTCTCTTGATCTAAAAAGTATCCTAATAAACGAATGGAAGCCACTATTAGGGATAGAATTACTATGCGAAGATACAAAGGATATGGAGATGTTCAGATTGAAAGAAAGGCTGAAAGAATTAATGGACTTCACTAAGCAGCTGGGAGTGTGGATAGATAGGCAcaatgaaatcaaagaaatgctACTTGAAATTTGGAGTTTTGACGACACCTATTTTGAGAAAGTTATGAATAATTGGAATTCCAAGTACTTATACATGAATAGTCAGTATAAGAAACGACTGAGCTACCTAAAAGCTTTACAAAAAGCGATGGGTTCTGTTCAGTACTAG
- the SKDI02G0540 gene encoding 3'-5'-exodeoxyribonuclease (similar to Saccharomyces cerevisiae YBL055C; ancestral locus Anc_7.373), whose translation MWCCLLKSSSKNSVRLWRPFWTQYCNMTSTPTDSSLKYYDIGLNLTDPMFHGIYNGKQYHSADYAKVLERAAQRHVKVALVTGSSIVESQSAIDLINGVKNCSPLKLYHTIGVHPCCVNEYADASQGEKPSATIDNPSMDETYNESLIGKVLSDPSFARGKLKELYQLMDQQVNTSDTSFRSIGEIGLDYDRFHYSSKEMQMLFFEEQLKISCLNAKLSNYPLFLHMRNACDDFIQILQKFVAGFTDNKDIFKLQELDASSTSGFYKFPPDRKLVVHSFTGSEEDLQKILNLSPNCFIGVNGCSLRTEEMLSVVKQIPLKRLLLETDAPWCEIKRTHKSFEYLTKQQEAKTFEYPAFKSVKKNKLTDKLSADELYTVKGRNEPCNMEQVAIVISEVKGIDLPTLIDATWKTSCTVFGE comes from the coding sequence ATGTGGTGTTGCTTACTGAAATCCTCGAGCAAAAATAGTGTTAGACTCTGGAGACCATTTTGGACACAATATTGCAATATGACATCAACCCCCACAGACTCTTCTCTGAAATATTATGATATCGGCTTGAATTTGACAGATCCCATGTTTCACGGTATCTACAATGGGAAGCAGTATCATTCCGCAGATTACGCAAAAGTTCTGGAGCGTGCAGCGCAGAGGCACGTGAAAGTTGCCCTGGTGACGGGTTCATCCATCGTGGAATCTCAAAGCGCCATTGATTTGATCAATGGCGTCAAGAACTGCAGCCCGTTAAAGCTGTATCACACAATAGGTGTCCATCCATGCTGCGTTAACGAGTATGCAGACGCTAGCCAAGGGGAAAAGCCCAGTGCTACCATCGATAACCCCTCCATGGATGAAACATATAATGAGTCGCTGATTGGCAAAGTTCTCAGTGACCCATCTTTTGCACGGGGTAAATTGAAAGAGCTCTATCAGCTGATGGACCAGCAAGTAAACACTTCCGATACAAGTTTCAGGTCAATTGGCGAAATCGGGCTGGATTACGATAGATTTCACTACAGCTCGAAAGAAATGCAAATGCTGTTTTTCGAGGAGCAGTTGAAAATAAGCTGTCTAAATGCTAAACTCAGCAACTACCCTTTGTTTTTACACATGCGAAATGCTTGTGATGATTTTATCCAAATCTTACAAAAATTTGTCGCCGGTTTTACTGACAATAAggatattttcaaattacAAGAACTTGATGCGTCGTCGACAAGCGGTTTTTACAAGTTTCCTCCAGACAGGAAATTAGTGGTTCATTCATTCACTGGATCTGAGGAAGATCTGCAAAAAATACTGAACCTGTCCCCTAACTGCTTCATAGGCGTTAATGGCTGCTCATTGAGAACCGAGGAAATGTTATCTGTTGTGAAGCAAATACCCTTGAAAAGACTGCTTTTGGAAACAGATGCACCGTGGTGTGAGATCAAAAGAACGCATAAGTCCTTTGAATACTTAACCAAACAGCAAGAGGCTAAGACTTTTGAATATCCTGCCTTCAAGtctgtaaaaaaaaacaagctTACTGATAAGTTGAGTGCAGATGAACTCTACACGGTTAAGGGCCGCAATGAACCTTGCAACATGGAACAAGTAGCCATTGTCATATCGGAAGTTAAGGGCATAGATCTACCAACGCTAATAGATGCAACATGGAAGACAAGCTGTACAGTATTCGGCGAGTAA
- the SHP1 gene encoding protein phosphatase regulator SHP1 (similar to Saccharomyces cerevisiae SHP1 (YBL058W); ancestral locus Anc_7.377), translating into MAEVSDETIQQFMALTNVSHNIAVQYLSEFGDLNEALNSYYVSQADDQKDKREEAHWKSKQEKESKKEALSSVNSFKKAMDTEDVGGSGSRLGSSRGSNDHLKTKSSASPEPVKNNSRSGSGNNSRFMSFSDMVRGQADDDDEDQPRNTFAGGETSGLEVTDPSDPNSLLKDLLEKARRGGQVDSENESRGEDEREDDANRFVGRGFRLGSTVDADDQVVEDSASQPERRKPQKVTREITFWKEGFQVADGPLYRYDDPANSFYLSELNQGRAPLKLLNVEFGQEVEVNVYKKLDEPYKAPKRKMGGFSGQGQRLGSPIPGESLSPVEEPRVETPVVQEGAKPKDEVKRGDTSIQIRYANGKREVLRCDSTDTVEFLYDHVTSNANTDASRNFTLNHAFPIKPINNDETTLKDADLLNTVVVQRWT; encoded by the coding sequence ATGGCTGAAGTATCAGATGAGACCATCCAGCAGTTTATGGCATTGACCAACGTTTCGCATAACATAGCCGTGCAATATCTCTCAGAATTTGGAGATTTGAACGAAGCACTGAATTCTTATTACGTTTCCCAGGCAGATGATCAAAAGGATAAAAGAGAGGAAGCACATTGGAAGAGtaagcaagaaaaagagtCCAAAAAGGAGGCTTTATCCTCCGTCAACTCTTTTAAAAAAGCGATGGATACGGAGGATGTAGGTGGGTCAGGTTCCAGGCTGGGGTCTTCTCGAGGTAGTAATGACCATTTGAAGACGAAAAGTTCCGCTTCTCCTGAGCCAGTCAAGAACAATAGCCGCTCTGGAAGTGGCAACAACTCAAGATTTATGAGCTTCTCGGACATGGTAAGAGGTCAGgctgatgatgacgatgaagatcAACCAAGAAACACTTTTGCTGGTGGCGAAACATCAGGCTTAGAAGTCACTGATCCTTCGGATCCAAATTCACTGCTGAAGGATTTGTTGGAAAAGGCCAGAAGAGGTGGCCAAGTGGACTCGGAGAACGAATCCCGTGGTGAGGATGAACGTGAAGATGACGCCAACCGGTTCGTTGGAAGAGGTTTTAGATTGGGGTCAACTGTTGATGCAGATGATCAGGTGGTGGAGGACAGTGCCTCACAACCAGAACGTAGGAAACCTCAAAAGGTCACAAGGGAAATCacattttggaaagaaggTTTTCAAGTGGCCGATGGCCCGCTATATCGTTATGACGATCCGGCCAACAGTTTTTATTTGAGCGAGTTAAACCAGGGAAGAGCTCCATTAAAGCTACTGAATGTGGAATTTGGGCAAGAGGTAGAAGTCAATGTgtacaaaaaattggatGAACCCTACAAAGCTCCTAAGAGAAAAATGGGTGGCTTTTCAGGCCAAGGTCAAAGACTGGGGTCTCCTATCCCAGGAGAATCCTTATCACCGGTGGAAGAGCCGAGGGTTGAAACTCCCGTTGTCCAGGAAGGGGCTAAACCAAAAGATGAGGTTAAAAGGGGGGACACTTCCATTCAAATTAGATATGCAAATGGTAAAAGAGAGGTTTTGCGTTGCGATTCCACGGATACAGTGGAGTTTTTATATGATCACGTCACATCAAATGCCAACACCGACGcatcaagaaatttcacCTTGAATCATGCATTCCCTATAAAACCAATAAATAACGATGAAACAACCTTAAAAGACGCCGACCTACTGAACACTGTGGTCGTGCAAAGGTGGACGTGA